The following are encoded in a window of Sulfitobacter sp. S190 genomic DNA:
- the glnA gene encoding type I glutamate--ammonia ligase — protein sequence MSNKDLLKQIKDEDIEYVDIRFTDPRGKLQHVTVCSDQVDEDFLEEGFMFDGSSIAGWKSIEASDMKLMPDASSAYVDPFYAEKTICVHCSVVEPDTGEAYERDPRGTAQKAEAYLKSSGIGDVAYMGPEAEFFLFDDVKFSNSINKVSYEVDASDASWNTDTDYEMGNMGHRPGVKGGYFPVNPIDEAQDLRSEMLSTMKRLGMKVDKHHHEVASCQHELGLIFDSLTKQADELQKYKYVIHNVAHAYGKSATFMPKPIAGDNGTGMHVNMSIWKDGKPLFAGDKYADLSQEAIYFIGGILSHAKALNAFTNPATNSYKRLIPGFEAPVLRAYSARNRSGCVRIPWTESPKAKRVEARFPDPAANPYLCFAALLMAGLDGIKNKIDPGEAMDKNLYDLPAEELADIPTVCGSLREALDELQKDMDFLLAGDVFTKDQIEGYIGLKMEEVEAYEHTPHPVEFQLYYSC from the coding sequence ATGAGCAACAAGGACTTGCTGAAACAGATCAAGGACGAGGATATCGAGTACGTCGACATCCGCTTCACCGACCCGCGCGGCAAGCTGCAACACGTCACCGTATGCAGCGATCAGGTCGATGAGGATTTCCTTGAAGAAGGCTTCATGTTCGACGGCTCCTCCATCGCGGGCTGGAAATCCATCGAAGCCTCCGACATGAAGCTGATGCCCGACGCATCCAGCGCCTATGTCGATCCGTTTTACGCCGAGAAAACAATCTGCGTGCACTGCTCGGTCGTCGAGCCCGACACCGGCGAAGCCTACGAACGCGACCCCCGCGGCACCGCACAGAAAGCCGAGGCCTACCTGAAATCCTCCGGCATCGGTGATGTCGCCTACATGGGTCCCGAAGCGGAGTTCTTCCTCTTTGACGACGTGAAATTCTCCAACTCGATCAACAAGGTATCCTACGAAGTTGATGCGTCCGACGCATCCTGGAACACCGACACCGATTACGAGATGGGCAATATGGGCCACCGCCCCGGCGTCAAGGGCGGCTACTTCCCCGTCAACCCCATCGACGAAGCACAGGATCTGCGCTCCGAGATGCTCTCCACCATGAAGCGTCTGGGCATGAAGGTCGACAAGCACCACCACGAAGTGGCGTCGTGCCAGCACGAGCTGGGCCTGATCTTCGACAGCCTGACCAAACAGGCCGACGAGCTGCAGAAATACAAATACGTCATCCACAACGTGGCCCACGCCTATGGCAAATCGGCCACCTTCATGCCGAAACCCATCGCGGGCGACAACGGTACCGGCATGCACGTCAACATGTCCATCTGGAAAGACGGCAAGCCCCTGTTCGCAGGCGACAAATACGCCGATCTGAGCCAGGAAGCGATCTACTTCATTGGTGGCATCCTGTCCCACGCCAAGGCGCTCAACGCCTTCACCAACCCCGCGACCAACAGCTACAAGCGCCTGATCCCTGGTTTTGAAGCCCCCGTTCTGCGGGCCTACTCCGCGCGCAACCGCTCGGGCTGTGTCCGGATCCCGTGGACTGAATCGCCCAAGGCCAAGCGCGTAGAGGCCCGCTTCCCCGATCCGGCGGCCAACCCCTACCTGTGCTTTGCCGCGTTGCTGATGGCCGGCCTTGACGGCATCAAGAACAAGATCGACCCCGGCGAGGCCATGGACAAGAACCTCTATGACCTGCCCGCAGAAGAGCTGGCCGACATCCCGACCGTCTGCGGCTCCCTGCGCGAAGCACTCGACGAGCTGCAGAAGGACATGGACTTCCTGCTGGCGGGCGATGTTTTCACCAAAGACCAGATCGAGGGCTATATCGGCCTGAAAATGGAAGAGGTCGAAGCCTACGAGCACACACCTCACCCCGTGGAATTCCAGCTTTACTACAGCTGCTGA
- a CDS encoding lytic transglycosylase domain-containing protein codes for MQPIKTTLLSVGLLAALSLPALAAQCGNDAGGFNTWKAAFASEAQRAGVKQRGLDALAKASYATDTIRADRNQKSFKYSLDKFMQVRGSATIVAQGKKRKARNAGFYDALERQYGVPAGVLLAIHGMETGFGGFMGNSSVVSAITTLAYDCRRSAFFVPHAIGALMLVDRGSISGNTKGAKHGELGHTQFLPGNALRYGVDGNGDGKVDFYNQTDAMASTANFLRQKGWRPGAGYQEGQPNFNVIKQWNAAGVYQKAIAIMAAQIDG; via the coding sequence ATGCAGCCGATCAAGACGACACTACTTTCCGTGGGGCTGTTGGCGGCCCTGTCCCTGCCAGCCCTTGCCGCGCAATGCGGCAATGACGCGGGCGGTTTCAACACGTGGAAAGCCGCTTTTGCGTCCGAAGCGCAACGCGCGGGCGTAAAGCAACGCGGGCTCGATGCGCTGGCCAAGGCTTCCTACGCGACCGATACGATCCGCGCGGACCGCAACCAGAAGTCGTTCAAATACTCGCTGGATAAATTCATGCAGGTGCGCGGGTCGGCAACGATCGTGGCGCAGGGCAAAAAGCGCAAGGCCCGCAACGCAGGCTTCTATGACGCGTTGGAGCGTCAATACGGTGTGCCCGCGGGCGTGCTGCTGGCCATTCACGGCATGGAAACCGGCTTTGGCGGGTTCATGGGCAACTCCTCCGTGGTGTCTGCCATCACGACGCTCGCCTACGATTGCCGCCGCTCCGCGTTCTTCGTGCCCCACGCCATCGGGGCGCTGATGCTGGTGGACCGCGGTTCGATCAGCGGCAATACCAAGGGCGCCAAGCACGGCGAACTGGGCCATACGCAATTCCTGCCCGGCAACGCGCTGCGCTACGGCGTGGACGGCAACGGCGACGGCAAGGTCGATTTCTACAACCAGACCGACGCGATGGCCTCCACCGCCAACTTCCTGCGCCAGAAGGGCTGGCGGCCCGGCGCGGGCTATCAGGAAGGGCAACCCAACTTCAACGTGATCAAGCAATGGAACGCCGCGGGCGTGTACCAGAAGGCCATTGCGATCATGGCGGCCCAGATCGACGGCTGA
- a CDS encoding glyoxalase superfamily protein: protein MTPQFPNRSVLKAQAKRLRADLAERGQTLTHAQSLETIAHQWGMRDWNTLSARAAHDDTPNWHPGQRVQGRYLGHAFTGVVKSAGLRANGLWSVSLRFDEAIDVVKSTLFSAHRRQVNATLNAQGRTPQKTSDGQPHLVVEPA, encoded by the coding sequence ATGACACCTCAATTCCCCAATCGGTCTGTGCTCAAGGCGCAGGCAAAACGGCTGCGCGCCGATCTGGCCGAGCGTGGCCAGACCCTGACCCACGCGCAATCGCTTGAAACCATCGCCCATCAATGGGGCATGCGCGACTGGAACACCCTCTCGGCGCGCGCGGCCCACGACGATACGCCCAACTGGCACCCCGGCCAGCGGGTGCAGGGCCGCTATCTGGGCCATGCCTTTACCGGTGTGGTCAAATCGGCGGGGCTCCGGGCAAACGGGCTGTGGTCCGTCAGCCTGCGCTTTGACGAAGCGATCGACGTGGTGAAATCCACGCTCTTCAGCGCGCACCGCCGGCAGGTCAACGCCACCCTGAACGCGCAAGGACGCACGCCGCAGAAAACCTCGGACGGGCAACCGCACCTCGTGGTCGAGCCCGCCTGA
- a CDS encoding DUF3445 domain-containing protein, translated as MTVILQKEIPPEMCGQTGLPGVAPAAADDWLRVDDAYAGQMAARADLLRTRRGDVLYLEEDARAAACEVLEAALAILPGLGFGIGADEAVCPDGRRVTLDRGDPLGTLGVLVQQDICLMQKRGDAHVLTGAVLCFPASWRLAEKAGRPLVTIHDPVPEYDAGLARRVQRLFDGVRVGRPLWRFNRLWYDDPALFQPRSAQEPRRIAPDSRAAPYIRSERQCIVRMPRTDVVVFSIHTFVVRG; from the coding sequence ATGACGGTGATTTTACAAAAAGAGATTCCGCCCGAGATGTGCGGACAGACGGGGCTGCCGGGGGTGGCACCGGCGGCTGCGGACGATTGGCTGCGGGTGGATGACGCCTATGCCGGGCAGATGGCGGCGCGGGCGGACCTGTTGCGCACACGCCGCGGCGATGTGCTCTATCTGGAGGAAGACGCACGCGCGGCCGCTTGCGAAGTGTTGGAGGCTGCGCTCGCGATCCTGCCGGGGCTGGGGTTCGGGATCGGGGCCGACGAAGCCGTCTGCCCCGATGGCCGCCGCGTGACGCTGGACAGGGGCGATCCGCTGGGCACGCTGGGGGTGCTGGTGCAGCAGGACATCTGCCTGATGCAAAAGCGCGGCGATGCGCATGTTCTGACGGGGGCGGTGCTGTGCTTTCCGGCCAGTTGGCGATTGGCCGAAAAAGCGGGGCGCCCGCTGGTGACGATCCACGATCCGGTGCCCGAATATGACGCAGGCCTGGCCCGGCGGGTACAGCGGTTGTTTGACGGGGTGCGGGTGGGCCGCCCGCTGTGGCGCTTCAACCGGCTGTGGTACGATGATCCGGCGCTGTTCCAGCCGCGGTCGGCGCAGGAGCCGCGCCGCATTGCGCCCGACAGCCGCGCCGCCCCCTACATCCGGTCCGAGCGCCAGTGCATCGTGCGGATGCCGCGCACCGATGTGGTGGTTTTCTCCATCCACACCTTCGTGGTGCGCGGCTAG
- the dddP gene encoding dimethylsulfonioproprionate lyase DddP: MNQHFSDTRKIDPAAGTTLRDGTPNDQNRVEIGPTQLAYAEWAAAGLTLPDLPAMRRYRWDRLTRHIVERDLGGLLMFDPLNIRYATDTTNMQLWNTHNPFRAVLLCADGYMVIWDYKNAPFLADFNPLVRESRSGASMFYFAAGDRIDPVADRFSAEVADLVRAHGGGNMRLAVDKIMVHGLRALEAQGFAVSDGEEVTEKSRAVKGPDEILAMRCANHACETAVRSMEDFARAEVPRGQTSEDDVWAVLHAENIRRGGEWIETRLLSSGPRTNPWFQECGGRICQNNEIISFDTDLVGSYGICIDISRSWWIGDRKPPADMIYAMQHGVEHIQTNMQMLKPGVMIPELSANTHVLDAQFQKQKYGCLMHGVGLCDEWPLVAYPDKAVQGAFDHPLEAGMVICVEALVSPEGGDFSIKLEDQVLITEDGFENLTTYPFDAALMGG, from the coding sequence ATGAACCAGCATTTCAGCGACACGCGCAAAATCGATCCCGCCGCAGGCACCACCCTGCGCGACGGCACCCCCAACGACCAGAACCGCGTCGAAATCGGGCCAACGCAGCTGGCCTACGCGGAATGGGCCGCCGCCGGTCTCACCCTGCCCGACCTGCCCGCCATGCGCCGCTACCGCTGGGACCGGCTGACGCGCCATATCGTCGAGCGTGATCTGGGTGGCCTGCTGATGTTCGACCCGCTCAACATCCGCTACGCCACCGACACCACCAACATGCAGCTTTGGAACACCCACAACCCGTTTCGCGCGGTGCTGCTGTGCGCCGATGGCTACATGGTGATCTGGGACTATAAAAACGCGCCCTTCCTTGCGGATTTCAACCCGCTTGTCCGCGAAAGCAGATCGGGCGCATCGATGTTCTATTTTGCCGCCGGTGACCGGATCGATCCTGTCGCCGACAGGTTCAGCGCCGAAGTCGCCGATCTGGTGCGCGCGCACGGCGGTGGCAACATGCGGCTGGCGGTGGACAAGATCATGGTGCACGGCCTGCGCGCGCTCGAGGCGCAGGGATTTGCCGTCAGCGACGGCGAGGAAGTCACCGAAAAATCCCGCGCCGTCAAAGGCCCCGACGAAATTCTGGCAATGCGCTGCGCCAACCACGCCTGCGAAACCGCCGTGCGCAGCATGGAGGATTTCGCCCGCGCCGAAGTCCCGCGCGGCCAGACCAGCGAAGATGACGTCTGGGCGGTGCTGCACGCCGAAAACATCCGCCGCGGCGGTGAATGGATCGAAACGCGGCTGCTGTCTTCCGGCCCGCGCACCAACCCGTGGTTTCAGGAATGTGGCGGGCGGATCTGCCAGAACAACGAAATCATCAGCTTCGACACCGATCTGGTGGGCAGCTACGGCATCTGCATCGACATCTCGCGCAGTTGGTGGATCGGGGATCGCAAACCGCCCGCCGACATGATCTATGCCATGCAGCACGGGGTCGAACACATCCAGACCAACATGCAGATGCTCAAACCCGGTGTCATGATCCCCGAGCTGAGCGCCAATACCCACGTTCTGGACGCGCAGTTCCAGAAACAGAAATACGGCTGCCTGATGCACGGGGTGGGCCTGTGCGATGAATGGCCGCTTGTCGCCTACCCCGACAAGGCCGTGCAGGGCGCGTTCGACCACCCGCTGGAGGCCGGGATGGTCATCTGCGTCGAGGCGCTCGTCTCGCCCGAGGGCGGTGATTTCTCGATCAAGCTCGAGGATCAGGTGCTCATCACCGAAGACGGGTTCGAAAATCTCACCACATACCCCTTCGATGCCGCGCTGATGGGGGGCTAG
- a CDS encoding PLP-dependent aspartate aminotransferase family protein gives MSGKPATPAARLKPATLAAQAAGAIDPASGGVVPAIHPATTFVRDTDYVPTVDGNVYARSHAPNARLVEDLLAQLEGAQEALVFPSGMAAVAAVFRTLPAGAVVLVQSQIYWGTTAWIRDFCTRRDVRLVEVDSSDTDAFAQACAQERPALAWVETPSNPWLRITDLAACAEAVHAAGGLLVADMTTATPVLTQALSFGADLVMHSATKGLNGHSDVLAGALACADANSAIWAAIRTDRDTAGAVLGPFEAWLLLRGMRTLPLRMERMSANALRLAHQLSDHPQVEAVLYPGLTDHPGHSLAARQMQGGYGPLLSFVVKGGAQAALRATSRLQLFHRATSLGGVESLVEHRHTIEPHTGIPEGLLRVSVGIEAVEDLWDDLAQALGQ, from the coding sequence ATGTCAGGCAAGCCAGCCACCCCCGCCGCCCGTTTGAAACCTGCAACATTGGCAGCACAGGCCGCAGGCGCCATCGATCCCGCCAGCGGAGGCGTGGTGCCGGCGATCCATCCGGCGACGACTTTCGTGCGCGATACCGATTACGTGCCGACCGTGGATGGCAATGTCTATGCCCGCAGCCACGCGCCCAACGCGCGCCTCGTGGAGGATTTGCTGGCGCAGCTGGAAGGGGCGCAGGAGGCGCTGGTGTTTCCGTCGGGCATGGCGGCGGTGGCGGCGGTGTTCCGGACCTTGCCCGCGGGGGCGGTGGTGCTGGTGCAAAGCCAGATCTACTGGGGCACGACGGCGTGGATCCGCGATTTCTGCACCCGCCGCGATGTGCGGCTGGTCGAGGTCGACAGCAGCGACACGGACGCCTTTGCGCAGGCCTGCGCACAGGAGCGGCCCGCGCTGGCATGGGTCGAGACACCGTCGAACCCGTGGCTGCGCATCACCGATCTGGCCGCCTGTGCGGAGGCGGTGCACGCGGCGGGGGGGCTGTTGGTGGCGGATATGACCACGGCGACACCGGTGCTGACGCAGGCGTTGTCCTTCGGGGCCGATCTGGTGATGCACTCGGCGACCAAGGGGCTGAACGGCCATTCGGATGTTCTGGCCGGCGCGCTGGCCTGTGCGGATGCAAACAGTGCGATCTGGGCCGCGATACGCACAGACCGCGATACGGCAGGCGCGGTGCTGGGCCCGTTCGAGGCGTGGCTGTTGCTGCGCGGCATGCGCACGCTGCCGCTGCGGATGGAGCGGATGTCGGCAAATGCGTTGCGGCTGGCGCACCAGCTGTCGGACCATCCGCAGGTCGAGGCGGTCTTGTACCCCGGTCTGACCGACCACCCCGGTCACAGCCTTGCCGCGCGGCAGATGCAGGGCGGTTATGGGCCGTTGCTGTCCTTCGTGGTCAAGGGCGGGGCGCAGGCCGCGTTGCGCGCGACGTCGCGGCTGCAATTGTTCCACCGCGCCACGTCGCTGGGCGGGGTCGAGAGCCTTGTGGAGCATCGTCACACGATCGAGCCGCACACCGGCATTCCCGAAGGGTTGTTGCGGGTGTCTGTGGGGATCGAGGCGGTCGAGGATCTGTGGGACGATCTGGCGCAGGCGCTGGGCCAGTGA
- a CDS encoding alpha/beta fold hydrolase: MPTQRITFPGHDGSTLSARLDMPSGPHLATALFAHCFTCGKDIPAAKRISARLAAMGIAVLRFDFTGLGHSEGEFANTSFSSNVDDLIAAATYLAQDGKPPSMMIGHSLGGAAVLKAAAMLDGIKAVATIGAPFDPAHVTHHFADAIPEITAKGQAEVKLAGRPFTIGRSFIEDTGNEVLSKVLPDLGAALLVLHAPRDDTVSIENASNIFLAAKHPKSFVSLDDADHLVSRAEDAEYAAEIISAWAVRYVNRAAPAPPIGTPEGVVRVSEADRNGFLQDITSGSNVHLLADEPLAYGGTNRGMSPYGFLSASLGACTSMTIRMYARRKGWPLDHVRVDVCHEKVHAQDAALGAGDRIDTFRRKIKLTGDALSDEQRDRLREIADRCPVHRTLERTSEVTTELLAAV; this comes from the coding sequence ATGCCAACCCAGCGCATCACATTCCCCGGCCACGACGGATCGACACTGTCGGCACGGCTGGACATGCCTTCGGGCCCGCATCTTGCAACGGCGCTCTTTGCGCATTGCTTCACCTGCGGCAAGGACATTCCGGCGGCCAAACGCATCTCGGCCCGGCTCGCGGCCATGGGCATCGCGGTGCTGCGCTTCGATTTCACGGGTCTGGGCCATTCCGAAGGCGAATTCGCCAACACCTCGTTCAGCTCGAACGTCGATGACCTGATTGCGGCCGCCACGTATCTGGCACAGGACGGCAAACCGCCCAGCATGATGATCGGCCACTCGCTGGGCGGCGCGGCCGTGCTCAAGGCCGCGGCCATGCTCGACGGGATCAAGGCGGTCGCAACCATCGGTGCGCCCTTCGATCCCGCCCATGTCACCCATCACTTCGCCGACGCAATCCCCGAAATCACCGCCAAGGGTCAGGCAGAAGTCAAACTGGCGGGCCGTCCCTTCACCATCGGGCGCTCGTTCATCGAGGACACCGGCAACGAGGTGCTCTCCAAGGTGCTGCCCGATCTGGGCGCCGCCCTGCTGGTCCTGCACGCACCGCGCGACGACACCGTGTCGATCGAAAACGCCAGCAACATCTTTCTGGCCGCCAAACACCCCAAGAGCTTCGTGTCGCTCGACGATGCCGATCATCTGGTCAGCCGCGCCGAAGACGCCGAATATGCCGCCGAAATCATCTCGGCGTGGGCCGTGCGCTATGTCAACCGCGCCGCCCCCGCCCCGCCCATCGGCACACCCGAAGGCGTGGTGCGCGTCTCCGAAGCGGACCGCAACGGTTTCCTGCAGGACATCACATCGGGCAGCAACGTGCACCTGCTGGCGGATGAACCGCTGGCCTACGGCGGCACCAACCGGGGCATGTCGCCCTACGGGTTCCTGTCGGCATCCTTGGGGGCGTGCACGTCGATGACCATCCGCATGTACGCGCGGCGCAAGGGCTGGCCGCTCGATCACGTGCGTGTCGATGTCTGCCACGAAAAGGTGCACGCACAGGATGCAGCCCTCGGCGCGGGCGACCGCATCGACACCTTCCGCCGCAAGATCAAGCTGACGGGCGACGCGCTCAGCGACGAACAACGCGACCGGCTGCGCGAAATCGCGGACCGCTGTCCGGTGCACCGCACGCTGGAGCGGACCTCCGAGGTGACCACCGAATTGCTCGCCGCAGTCTGA
- the purB gene encoding adenylosuccinate lyase gives MIPRYSRPDMVAIWSPESKFRIWYEIEAHACEAMANLGVIPRENADAVWKAKDVEFDVARIDEIEAVTKHDVIAFLTHLAEHIGSEEARFVHQGMTSSDVLDTCFNVQLARAADLLIADMEGLLAALKRRAIEHKDTVRIGRSHGIHAEPTTMGLTFARFYAEMDRNLRRLKTARAEIATGAISGAVGTFANIDPAVEEHVCEQLGLYPEPISTQVIPRDRHAAFFAALGVVGSSIENIATEIRHMQRTEVLEAEEFFSAGQKGSSAMPHKRNPVLTENLTGLARLVRMAVVPAMENVALWHERDISHSSVERNIGPDTTITLDFALVRLTSVIDKLVIYPDNMLANMNKFRGLVMSQRVLLALTQAGVSREDSYKLVQRNAMKVWEEGKDFKTELLADADVLAALSAEEIEEKFDLGYHTKHVDTIFKRVFGG, from the coding sequence ATGATCCCCCGCTATTCCCGTCCCGACATGGTTGCCATCTGGTCGCCGGAATCCAAATTCCGCATCTGGTACGAAATCGAAGCGCACGCCTGCGAAGCGATGGCCAATCTGGGTGTCATCCCCCGCGAAAATGCCGATGCCGTGTGGAAAGCCAAGGACGTCGAATTCGATGTCGCCCGCATCGACGAAATCGAAGCGGTGACCAAACATGACGTCATCGCTTTCCTGACCCATCTGGCCGAACATATCGGCAGCGAAGAAGCCCGCTTTGTCCATCAGGGCATGACCAGCTCGGATGTGCTCGATACCTGTTTCAACGTGCAACTGGCGCGCGCCGCCGATCTGCTCATCGCCGACATGGAAGGCTTGCTGGCCGCGCTCAAACGCCGCGCGATCGAACACAAGGACACGGTGCGCATCGGGCGCAGCCACGGCATCCACGCCGAACCCACCACCATGGGCCTGACCTTCGCGCGCTTTTACGCCGAAATGGACCGCAACCTGCGCCGCCTGAAGACCGCTCGCGCCGAAATCGCCACCGGCGCGATCAGCGGGGCCGTCGGCACCTTCGCCAACATCGATCCCGCGGTCGAAGAACACGTCTGCGAACAGCTGGGCCTCTATCCCGAACCGATCAGCACCCAGGTGATCCCACGCGACCGTCACGCCGCCTTCTTTGCGGCCCTCGGCGTCGTCGGCTCCAGCATCGAAAACATCGCCACCGAAATCCGCCACATGCAGCGCACCGAGGTGCTCGAGGCCGAGGAGTTTTTCTCCGCCGGTCAAAAAGGCTCCTCCGCCATGCCACACAAGCGCAACCCCGTACTGACCGAGAACCTCACCGGTCTGGCGCGGCTGGTGCGCATGGCCGTGGTCCCCGCGATGGAAAACGTGGCGCTCTGGCACGAGCGCGACATCTCGCACTCCTCGGTAGAGCGCAACATCGGTCCCGACACCACGATCACGCTCGACTTTGCGCTGGTGCGTCTGACAAGCGTGATCGACAAGCTGGTGATCTATCCCGACAACATGCTCGCCAACATGAACAAGTTCCGCGGCCTCGTGATGAGCCAGCGTGTTCTGCTGGCGCTGACGCAGGCTGGCGTCAGCCGCGAGGACAGCTACAAGCTGGTGCAGCGCAACGCCATGAAGGTCTGGGAAGAAGGCAAGGACTTCAAGACCGAGCTGCTGGCCGACGCAGACGTGCTCGCCGCGCTCAGCGCCGAAGAGATCGAGGAGAAATTCGATCTGGGCTACCACACCAAACATGTCGACACGATCTTCAAACGCGTGTTCGGCGGCTGA
- a CDS encoding flagellar motor switch protein FliG — protein MPRTQVRGIFLGRRIRQKPDLNSAVAKLPANGWHNGAGRMQQIGQLLPANEAGLPHPVPDDDLTLDLGPPPNISRKAKAAIVVRLLLNEGADIPLEDLPSELQADLTQQMGAMRLVDRRTLAHVITEFANELDQIGLSFPGGIAGALDALEGRISRETAARLRKEAGVRAAGDPWKRLAGQDAETLAPMLEAESTEVAAVVLSKLDVSLAAGILAKLPGPAARRITYAVQLTNKVTPEAVEQIGLSLVSQLDARPVPAFETEAAQRLGAILNNANSPTRDGVMEGLEETDGTFATAVRRAIFTFGNIPERIETRDIPRVLREVDPAVLLTAMAGAEAAGFADARDHILDNMSSRMADQLREDIAEGGKVKPADCEEAMSTIINVIREMERNGDLTMIELEQEEDG, from the coding sequence ATGCCCCGCACGCAAGTGCGGGGCATTTTTCTCGGGCGCCGTATCCGTCAGAAACCCGATCTTAACTCCGCTGTGGCAAAGCTGCCCGCGAATGGTTGGCACAACGGGGCGGGCAGGATGCAACAGATCGGACAACTTCTACCGGCAAACGAGGCTGGTCTGCCGCATCCGGTGCCGGACGACGATCTGACGCTTGATCTGGGTCCACCGCCCAACATCAGCCGCAAGGCCAAAGCCGCCATTGTCGTGCGCCTGTTGTTGAACGAAGGGGCCGATATTCCGCTCGAGGATCTGCCATCGGAGTTGCAGGCTGACCTGACCCAGCAGATGGGCGCGATGCGCTTGGTCGATCGGCGCACGCTGGCCCATGTCATTACCGAATTTGCAAACGAGCTCGACCAGATCGGCCTGTCGTTTCCGGGCGGGATCGCCGGTGCGCTGGACGCGCTGGAAGGCCGCATCAGCCGTGAAACCGCCGCCCGCTTGCGCAAGGAAGCGGGCGTGCGCGCGGCCGGCGACCCTTGGAAACGGCTCGCCGGACAGGACGCCGAAACGCTCGCCCCGATGCTGGAGGCAGAAAGCACCGAGGTCGCGGCGGTTGTCTTGTCAAAGCTGGATGTGTCACTGGCCGCGGGCATACTTGCCAAATTGCCCGGCCCCGCCGCCCGGCGCATCACCTACGCCGTGCAGCTGACGAACAAGGTAACGCCCGAAGCGGTCGAACAGATCGGGCTGTCGCTCGTGTCCCAGCTTGATGCCCGCCCCGTGCCCGCCTTCGAGACAGAAGCGGCACAACGGCTGGGTGCCATTCTTAACAATGCGAACTCCCCCACGCGCGACGGCGTGATGGAGGGGCTGGAGGAAACCGACGGCACGTTTGCCACAGCAGTGCGGCGGGCGATTTTCACATTTGGCAATATCCCCGAACGGATCGAAACCCGCGACATTCCCCGCGTCCTGCGCGAAGTCGATCCTGCGGTGCTGCTGACCGCGATGGCCGGTGCTGAGGCCGCGGGGTTTGCGGATGCACGCGATCATATCCTCGACAACATGTCGAGCAGGATGGCCGACCAACTGCGCGAGGACATCGCAGAGGGTGGCAAGGTCAAACCCGCAGACTGCGAGGAAGCGATGAGCACCATCATCAATGTCATCCGCGAAATGGAGCGCAATGGCGACCTGACGATGATCGAGCTGGAGCAAGAAGAGGACGGCTAG
- a CDS encoding lysophospholipid acyltransferase family protein has protein sequence MAKEEPTGLTQRRIGHYLTNAVIVGLIKGALLLPYATRVRAMGWIVQHAVGPLAGYRKRALDNLAMIRPDLPLARRQQIAQRCLNNVGRTFIENYSADDFPDRMAKNTPGGPGMAVLEKAASDGRAVVLATGHFGNYEATRAALVARGFNIGGLYRNMKNPYFNAHYVKTMEAFGGPVFPQGRKGTAGFVRHLKDGGQLVLLFDQHVFRAPTFDFLGQPAHTALSAAELALRYDAPLIPFYGIRQADGLSFETVLEAPIPPSDAETMTQALSDSLAARVNDDPEQWFWVHRRWRPQK, from the coding sequence ATGGCCAAAGAAGAACCTACCGGGCTGACGCAGCGCCGCATCGGCCACTACCTGACCAACGCGGTCATTGTCGGGCTTATCAAGGGCGCGTTGCTCTTGCCCTATGCCACGCGCGTGCGGGCCATGGGTTGGATTGTGCAACACGCGGTGGGGCCGCTGGCCGGATACCGCAAACGGGCCCTCGACAATCTCGCCATGATCCGCCCCGATCTGCCGCTTGCACGCCGCCAGCAGATCGCGCAGCGCTGTCTCAACAACGTGGGCCGCACGTTTATCGAAAACTACTCGGCCGATGATTTCCCCGACCGGATGGCGAAAAACACACCCGGCGGTCCGGGCATGGCGGTCCTCGAGAAAGCCGCCTCAGACGGCCGCGCCGTCGTGCTCGCCACGGGACATTTCGGCAATTACGAAGCGACACGCGCGGCCCTTGTGGCGCGGGGGTTCAATATCGGCGGGCTCTACCGCAACATGAAAAACCCCTATTTCAATGCCCATTACGTCAAGACGATGGAAGCATTCGGCGGGCCGGTTTTCCCGCAGGGGCGCAAGGGCACCGCGGGTTTTGTGCGTCACCTGAAAGACGGCGGGCAGCTGGTTTTGCTTTTCGATCAACACGTTTTTCGTGCGCCCACGTTCGACTTTCTGGGCCAGCCCGCCCATACCGCCCTGTCAGCGGCCGAGCTTGCCCTTCGCTACGATGCGCCGCTCATTCCGTTTTACGGCATCCGGCAGGCCGATGGCCTGTCCTTTGAAACAGTGCTGGAAGCCCCGATTCCACCCAGTGATGCGGAAACCATGACACAGGCCCTCAGCGACAGCCTTGCGGCTCGCGTCAACGATGATCCCGAACAATGGTTCTGGGTGCACCGCCGCTGGCGGCCCCAGAAGTGA